From a single Brassica oleracea var. oleracea cultivar TO1000 chromosome C5, BOL, whole genome shotgun sequence genomic region:
- the LOC106293568 gene encoding uncharacterized protein LOC106293568: MVTLKLEICIEFVKLTVDLVAAMAESIEVAFRHRPPPQVPYSAGVNGRSHYSTVPIPLVGFL; encoded by the coding sequence ATGGTGACTCTAAAGCTTGAGATTTGCATCGAGTTTGTGAAACTAACCGTTGATCTCGTCGCCGCCATGGCAGAATCAATCGAAGTAGCTTTCCGTCACCGTCCTCCGCCTCAGGTTCCATATTCAGCGGGGGTGAACGGGCGGAGTCATTACTCCACCGTTCCCATTCCTCTCGTAGGGTTTCTGTAA